In one window of Vanrija pseudolonga chromosome 5, complete sequence DNA:
- the malS gene encoding putative NAD-dependent malic enzyme 3, translating to MIRPTCRNVRTALPKTCPVHAPRRGLTSRTIITDNKNLVPIRTNLRGSSLLNTPRLNKGAGFTREERAVFGLEGFLPYDVHSLEKQALRAYNQLLKQPTVILKHAFLASLRDQNQVLFYRLLQDHLKELLGVLYTPGAAEAVENYSNLFRRPIGCFISYPNHEGMRAQLEAHLQDVNRTADVAYHSKDSKDAIDLVVVTDAEAILGIGDQGVGGITISTSKAALYTLGAGINPNRILPVVLDVGTDNHALFADPLYMGWKRTRLRGKNYDNFVDKFIANCRDIFPNAIIHFEDFGMTNAYRFMEKYKDKIPMFNDDIQGTGAVTLAGLLAALKVSNQKLGDQRIVIYGAGSAGMGIANQIRDGLEILDGKTRQEANKHFWCVDRNGLLVESMGNNLRHSQQGYARPDAEIANWELENPEQHAAYLMDVIKNVKPTVLIGTSTSRRAFNEDIVREMAKYVERPIIFPMSNPTALCEVDPEDALAWTDGKALVATGSPFAPVPLPNGGTYTVAQTNNALVYPALSLGAILARSKTISPSMLMAAVHSLAQLSPALKDPGASLLPDLSEVRNVSVVVAAAVCRQAVADNNATDQTTIDIVNGNHDVSLEEYIKSQMWDPVYRPLELVD from the exons ATGATCCGCCCCACGTGCAGAAACGTGCGCACCGCGCTCCCCAAGACCTGCCCCGTCcacgctcctcgtcgcggcctcACCTCGAGGACAATCATCACCGACAACAAGAACCTCGTCCCCATCCGCACCAACCTCCGCGGCTCGTCGCTCCTCAACACTCCTAGA CTCAACAAGGGCGCTGGCTTCAcccgcgaggagcgcgcggtcTTTGGCCTCGAGGGCTTCCTCCCCTATGACGTCCACTCGCTCGAGAAGCAGGCCCTCCGCGCCTACAACCAGCTCCTCAAGCAGCCCACCGTCATCCTGAAGcacgccttcctcgcctcgctccgtGACCAGAACCAGGTCCTCTTCTACCGTCTTCTGCAGGACCacctcaaggagctcctTGGCGTGCTCTAcacccccggcgccgccgaggccgtcgagaaCTACTCCAACCTCTTCCGCCGCCCCATCGGCTGCTTCATCTCGTACCCCAACCACGAGGGCATgcgcgcccagctcgaggcccACCTCCAGGACGTCAACCGtaccgccgacgtcgcgtaCCACTCCAAGGACAGCAAGGACGCCATTGACCTTGTTGTTGTGACTGATGCCGAGGCTATCCTCGGTATCGGCGACCAAGGTGTTGGTGGTATTAC CATCTCCACCTCCAAGGCTGCCCTCTACACCCTCGGTGCCGGTATCAACCCCAACCGCATCCTCccggtcgtcctcgacgtcggtaCCGACAACCACGCCCTCTTTGCCGACCCCCTGTACATGGGCTGGAAGCGTACCCGTCTTAGGGGCAAGAACTACGA CAACTTTGTCGACAAGTTCATCGCCAACTGCCGCGACATCTTCCCGAATGCCATCATTCAC TTCGAGGACTTTGGAATGACCAACGCCTACCGCTTCATGGAGAAGTACAAGGACAAGATCCCCATGTTCAACGACGACATCCAGGGCACTGGTGCCGTCACCCTCGCCGGTCTCCTTGCGGCGCTCAAGGTGTCCAACCAGAAGCTCGGTGACCAGCGTATTGTCATCTACGGCGCTGGCTCCGCGGGTATGGGTATCGCCAACCAGATCCGTGACGgcctcgagatcctcgacggcaagacAAGACAGGAGGCCAACAAGCACTTCTGGTGTGTCGACCGCAACGGTCTGCTCGTCGAGTCGATGGGCAACAACCTTCGCCACAGCCAGCAGGGCTACGCCCGTCCCGACGCTGAGATTGCCAACTGGGAGCTCGAGAACCCCGAGCAGCACGCGGCGTACCTCATGGACGTGATCAAGAACGTCAAGCCCACCGTCCTGATCggcacctccacctcgaggCGTGCCTTCAACGAGGACATTGTCCGCGAGATGGCCAAGTACGTCGAGCGCCCCATCATCTTCCCCATGTCCAACCCCACCGCCCTCTGcgaggtcgaccccgaggacgcTCTTGCCTGGACCGACGgcaaggcgctcgtcgccactgGCTCGCCCTTTGCCCCCGTCCCGCTCCCCAACGGCGGCACCTACACTGTTGCGCAGACCAACAACGCGCTCGTCTACCCTGCCCTGTCCCTCGGTGCCATCCTCGCCCGCTCGAAGaccatctcgccctcgatgCTCATGGCCGCTGTGcactcgctcgcccagctgTCGCCTGCGCTCAAGGACCCCGGAGCGTCGCTCCTTCCCGACCTTTCCGAGGTCCGCAACgtctcggtcgtcgtcgccgccgccgtctgtCGCCAGGCCGTTGCGGACAACAACGCCACGGACCAGACGACGATTGACATTGTCAACGGCAACCACGACGTGTCGCTCGAGGAGTACATTAAGAGCCAGATGTGGGACCCCGTGTACCGCCctcttgagctcgtcgactaA
- the fabG_8 gene encoding 3-oxoacyl-[acyl-carrier-protein] reductase FabG, translating to MPARLEGKIAIVTGASSGIGRSITETFAAHGAKVVAIDLAAPKDGAAFPPGVEFFAASVTDVEVEQSSTAEEPRFRALANARASDANVWTRALETGRKAFGATPDVLVNSAGITYTALLHEQTDEGFDRTFDINFKAPMKGMQVLIGALLEEKRGGNIINISSIAGVNGLPTKTAYGVSKAAISHLTKIAAKEYGEKGIRVNAIAPSMIRTDRTAFMNSVLHLTALNRWGEPQEIANAALFLAAVIRVLLAEKRPGSIVNVSSVRADTKAICTEAGQIAGERAFPFTPAYNTSKAAVSHLTRSAASEFGDKGTRVNAVALGMVLTAMTRDTIHERQGLVDHHTALKRVVAAEEMAASIVYLASDDASYITGHVLVNDGGRVLT from the exons atgcccgcccgcctcgaaGGAAAGATTGCTATCGTCACCGGTGCCAGCAGCGGCAT CGGCCGCTCCATCACGGAAACGTtcgcggcgcacggcgccaaggtcgtcgctatcgacctcgcggcgccaaaggacggcgcggcgttcccCCCCGGCGTCGAGTTCTTCGCTGCGAGCGTGAC ggacgtcgaggtcgagcagtCGAGCACCGCCGAGGAGCCAAGGTTCAGAGCACTCGCTAACGCTCGTGCTAGCGACGCCAACGTCTGGacccgcgcgctcgagaccGGGCGGAAAGCGttcggcgcgacgcccgacGTGCTGGTCAACTCGGCAGGCATCACGTACACTGCGCTGCTGCACGAGCAGACGGACGAGGGGTTCGACCGCACGTTCGACATCAACTTCAAGGCGCCGATGAAGGGGATGCAGGTGCTCATCGGGGCGTTGCTggaggagaagcgcggcggcaacatTATCAACATTAGCAGTATCGCCGGCGTGAACGGCCTGCCGACCAAGACGGCGTACGGGGTCTCCAAGGCGGCCATTTCGCACTTGACCAAGATCGCCGCGAAGGAGTACGGCGAGAAGGGCATCCGCGTGAACGCCATCGCGCCGAGCATGATCCGGACgg ACCGCACGGCATTCATGAACTCGGTGCTCCACCTCACCGCGCTCAACCGCTGGGGCGAGCCGCAGGAGATTGCCAACGCCGCGCTGTTCCTTGCT GCTGTTATCcgcgtgctgctggccgaGAAGCGCCCCGGGTCGATTGTCAACGTATCAAGTGTGCGTGCAGACACGAAAGCAATATGTACTGAAGCTGGCCAGATTGCCGGCGAGCGTGCCTTCCCCTTCACGCCGGCGTACAACACGTCCAAGGCGGCCGTGTCGCACctgacgcgctcggccgcgtccGAGTTTGGCGATAAGGGCACCCGCGTGAACGCCGTGGCGCTGGGCATGGTGCTGACGG CCATGACGCGCGACACGATCCACGAGCGGCAGGGCCTGGTGGACCACCATACGGCGCTCAAGCGCGTCGTGGCGGCAGAAGAGATGGCCGCGAGCATTGTCTACCTTGCT tctGACGACGCATCCTACATTACTGGCCATGTACTCGtcaacgacggcgggcgtGTCCTCACTTGA
- the rpa2 gene encoding putative DNA-directed RNA polymerase I subunit RPA2 — protein sequence MVATFDPLSPSKATSSKHPDHTSFGTLTRERQFRHPSNEGPDFESLEELVRPAIQSFDALTEGGDDGTEGLLQLGVNDIGEKVVFDGKPSEGMPFGNKITYRIAQVALGKPLVSDRDKLAVERRIFPTEARERLVTYRSRLTVTIKWKVTTNEGSTREYEEVRECGLLPVMVKSARCNIRGMPAAELVRHGEESSSWGGYFIVNGNEKIVRYLILPRRHHPINLNRPSFAKRGVSYTPYGCQIRCVRPDQSACTNTLHYLSNGGATIRFAWRKVEYMIPLVLILKALVDASDKEIFESLVQGEYENTFLTDRVELLLRGQKTFGLNTGTQCLDYLGDKFRVVMNCPDDWTNVQVGSFLLNKVILVHLPNPRDKFRMLLFMLRKLYSMVAGQSCPDNPDSPQHHEVLLPGFLYAMIIKERFDECLLAVRAQIQQDLRQNRAKEFTSAKYFPSVLAKVNFDIGAKMSYFLATGNLVSPTGLDLQQTSGFTIVAEKLNYYRYLAHFRCIHRGAFFAELKTTAVRKLLPESWGFLCPIHTPDGSPCGLLNHLSHTCQIVTSTLNVSEIPTLLSAHGMTQVFATSIDGAKFVVIQLDGRVIGWATPTKAKQLADLLRKLKTEGDARVPIDLEVGYVPVTKGGQYPGLYLFGSRSRMMRPVTYLSNGKLDHVGTFEQVYMDISVTPEEIEKGVTTHVELDPTSMLSVIANLTPFSDFNQSPRNMYQCQMGKQSMGTPSTALNRRTDNKMYRLQSGQTPIVRPKLHRHYGFDSFPNGMNAVVAVISYTGYDMEDAMILNKSAHERGFGYGTVYKSDIFDLKDVNRSARGPPTLHFALGRDVKEDHTWREFLDTDGLPRIGTKVKAGDPLCAYVDDVTGRTKVHKYKGDETAYIDEVRVLGSDTGDSELQKIHIKLRIPRSPTIGDKFSSRHGQKGVMSQKFPAIDMPFTESGMQPDVIINPHAFPSRMTIGMFVESLAGKAGALHGFSQDATPFKFSDADRPQDYFGEQLRAAGYNYHGNEPMYSGITGEELRADIYIGVVYYQRLRHMVNDKFQARALGPVDPLTRQPVKGRKRAGGIRFGEMERDALIAHGTSFLLQDRLMNCSDYSTAHVCRSCGSLISLGFDDTVGPNDGKPRNYCRICERSEQPGALDGVVKNGAVGVAAKSALTSAATRSKMDVIAVPYVFRYLCAEMACMGIRLNVTVT from the exons ATGGTCGCAACCTTCGACCCCCTCTCGCCCTCCAAGGCGACCAGCTCCAAGCACCCGGACCACACGTCGTTCGGGACGCTTACCCGCGAGCGCCAGTTCCGACACCCGTCAAACGAGGGCCCGGATTTCGAgagcctcgaggagctcgtccgcCCCGCCATCCAGTCGTTTGACGCGCTCACCGagggtggcgacgacggaaCCGAGggcctcctccagctcggcgtcaatgACATTGGCGAGAAGGTCGTCTTCGACGGCAAGCCCTCCGAGGGCATGCCGTTCGGCAACAAAATTACCT ACCGGATAGCCCAGGTCGCTCTTGGCAAGCCGCTCGTTTCCGACCGCGACAAGCTCGCTGTTGAGCGCCGCATCTTCCCCACCGAGGCCCGCGAACGCCTCGTGACCTACCGCTCCCGCCTCACCGTCACTATCAAGTGGAAGGTGACTACCAACGAGGGCAGCACGCGCGAGTACGAGGAGGTCCGCGAGTGCGGTCTCCTCCCCGTCATGGTCAAGTCGGCCCGCTGCAACATCCGTGGCATGCctgctgccgagctcgtgcgccACGGCGAGGAGTCGTCGTCCTGGGGCGGCTACTTCATCGTCAACGGTAACGAGAAGATTGTCCGCTACCTCATTCTCccccgccgtcaccacccGATCAACCTCAACCGTCCGTCGTTCGCCAAGCGTGGTGTCAGCTACACGCCGTACGGTTGTCAGATCCGCTGTGTCCGCCCCGACCAGTCGGCGTGCACCAACACGCTCCACTACCTCTCCAACGGCGGTGCCACGATCCGTTTCGCCTGGCGCAAGGTCGAGTACATGATCCCCCTTGTGCTCAtcctcaaggcgctcgtcgacgccagcgacaAGGAGATTTTCGAGAGCCTCGTCCAGGGCGAGTACGAGAACACCTTCTTGAccgaccgtgtcgagctgctgctccgTGGCCAAAAGACTTTCGGCCTCAACACTGGTACCCAGTGCCTCGACTACCTCGGTGACAAGTTCCGCGTCGTCATGAACTGCCCCGACGACTGGACCAACGTCCAGGTCGGTAGCTTCCTGCTCAACAaggtcatcctcgtccacctcccCAACCCCCGCGACAAGTTCCGCATGCTGCTCTTCATGCTCCGCAAGCTCTACTCGATGGTCGCTGGTCAGTCGTGCCCCGACAACCCAGACTCGCCCCAACACCACGAAGTCCTGCTCCCCGGTTTCCTCTACGCCATGATCATCAAGGAGCGCTTCGACGAGTGTCTGCTCGCCGTTCGTGCCCAGATCCAGCAGGATCTTCGCCAGAACCGCGCCAAGGAGTTTACCAGTGCAAAGTACTTCCCCTCGGTCCTTGCCAAGGTCAACTTTGACATTGGCGCCAAGATGTCCTACTTCCTCGCCACCGGCAACCTCGTCTCGCCCACCGGCCTTGACCTGCAGCAGACGAGTGGTTTCACCATTGTGGCCGAGAAGCTCAACTACTACCGTTACCTCGCCCATTTCCGCTGTATCCATCGTGGTGCCTTcttcgccgagctcaagacgACTGCTGTCCGTAAGCTGCTCCCCGAGTCGTGGGGCTTCTTGTGCCCTATCCACACGCCAGACGGATCGCCCTGTGGTCTTCTCAACCACTTGTCGCACACTTGCCAGATTGTGACCTCGACTCTGAACGTTTCCGAGATCCCGACCCTGCTTTCGGCTCACGGCATGACCCAGGTCTTCGCCACGTCCATCGACGGTGCCAAGTTTGTTGTTATCCAGCTCGACGGTCGCGTTATCGGCTGGGCTACGCCcaccaaggccaagcagcTGGCTGATCTCCTGCGCAAGCTCAAGACTGAGGgtgacgcgcgcgtgcccattgacctcgaggtcggctATGTCCCTGTCACCAAGGGTGGCCAGTACCCCGGTCTCTACCTCTTCGGCTCGCGCTCCCGCATGATGCGTCCTGTCACTTACCTCTCCAACGGCAAGCTCGACCACGTCGGAACCTTCGAGCAGGTCTACATGGATATCTCGGTCACCCCAGAGGAAATTGAGAAGGGCGTCACCAcgcacgtcgagctcgaccccaCGTCGATGCTCTCAGTCATTGCCAACCTCACTCCTTTCTCCGACTTCAACCAGTCACCACGAAACATGTA CCAGTGCCAGATGGGCAAGCAGTCCATGGGAACACCGTCGACTGCCCTCAACCGCCGTACCGACAACAAGATGTACCGCCTCCAGAGCGGACAGACTCCGATTGTCCGCCCCAAGCTGCACAGGCACTACGGTTTCGACTCGTTCCCCAACGGTATGAACGCGGTGGTCGCTGTCATCTCATACACGGGTTACGACATGGAAGACGCCATGATCCTGAACAAGTCGGCCCACGAGCGCGGCTTTGGCTACGGTACCGTCTACAAGTCTGACATCTTCGACCTCAAGGACGTCAACCGCTCTGCTCGTGGCCCTCCTACCCTCCACTTTGCTCTTGGTCGCGATGTCAAGGAGGACCACACCTGGCGCGAGTTCCTCGACACTGACGGCCTCCCCCGCATTGGCACCAAGGTCAAGGCTGGGGACCCGCTTTGTGCCTACGTCGATGATGTCACTGGTCGCACCAAGGTCCACAAGTACAAGGGTGACGAGACTGCCTACATCGACGAGGTCCGTGTTCTCGGCTCGGACACCGGCGACTCGGAGCTGCAGAAGATCCACATCAAGCTGCGTATCCCTCGTTCGCCTACCATTGGTGACAAGTTCTCGTCTCGTCACGGACAGAAGGGTGTCATGTCGCAAAAGTTCCCTGCCATCGACATGCCCTTCACCGAGAGCGGCATGCAGCCCGACGTCATCATCAACCCCCACGCTTTCCCCTCTCGTATGACAATCGGAATGTTCGTCGAGTCGCTCGCCGGCAAGGCTGGTGCCCTCCACGGCTTCTCTCAGGACGCTACGCCGTTCAAGTTCTCGGACGCGGACCGTCCCCAGGACTACTTTGGCGAGCAGCTCCGCGCTGCGGGCTACAACTACCACGGCAACGAGCCAATGTACTCTGGTATCACTGGCGAGGAGCTGAGGGCCGACATCTACATTGGTGTCGTCTACTACCAGCGTCTGCGTCACATGGTCAACGACAAGTTCCAGGCCCGTGCGCTCGGACCGGTCGACCCGCTCACGCGTCAGCCCGTCAAGGGTCGTAAGCGTGCCGGTGGTATCCGTTTCGGTGAAATGGAGCGTGATGCTCTTATCGCCCACGGAACATCATTCTTGTTGCAAGACCGTCTCATGAACTGTTCCGACTACTCGACTGCTCACGTGTGTCGGTCATGTGGCtcgctcatctcgctcggCTTTGACGACACTGTCGGCCCCAACGACGGCAAGCCAAGAAACTACTGCCGTATCTGCGAACGGTCCGAGCAGCCTGGTGctctcgacggcgtggtCAAGAATggcgcggtcggcgtcgctgccaaGAGCGCGTTGACGTCTGCGGCGACACGGAGCAAGATGGACGTGATTGCCGTGCCATACGTGTTCAGGTATCTGTGCGCGGAGATGGCGTGCATGGGTATCAGGTTGAACGTGACGGTTACGTAG
- the DPB2_1 gene encoding DNA polymerase epsilon subunit B: MVRSMRAAIVKVFSTKYSLTLSAPALDYIEHVLREVRSSDHDRAALMSSPQNEIAQDGWIDALEFWAREYLKGEDTTSIVSLPGLKRAYEILQLGTTGDSQSIDPSEVNVNAHFSVVDSFDMPAVHFDAVRGGFIVAKTKPDIAGTAASRSSYLRERWGIIKEVVQRNENFTPPAVGGHDRANYLKLTSTCNLLGRAGQLFLLFGMLSRDPEGRLTLEDGDGRVVLDMKDAVPGEGLFTEGCMVLIEGEYTIEDNVRVLAMGHPPSEKRDVARGLYGHVDFLGGGAISLKDEEKFLPTVLANTQVSFVVFSDVWLDHPRTLVALRRVLEGYADAAEYRPMVFVFCGDFCQRGWEGEGGLKAYTNGFNALTDLLLSLPLLHQSHFVFVPGPLDPWSSSTLPRPALPPVFSKRLLSRIPNARFVSNPCRLRYFGQEIVICREDLMGRILRNLVGVKSGEEVADMKRYLVQTVLDQAHLSPLPQSVRPTLWEFDHALRLYPMPTALVLADKYERYELTYEGCHVFNPGRFISAGTGGEFEWSMYYPATGRSERSALSLDD; this comes from the exons ATGGTCCGGTCCATGAGAGCGGCCATTGTCAAG GTCTTCTCTACCAAATACTCCCTAACACTATCGGCCCCGGCCCTCGACTACATCGAGCACGTCTTGCGCGAGGTACGCAGCTCGGATCACGACAGAGCAGCGCTAATGTCTTCACCACAGAATGAAATCGCTCAAGATGGGTGGATAGACGCGCTCGAGTTCTGGGCTCGCGAGTATCTGAAGGGAGAAG ACACCACCTCTATTGTCTCTTTGCCTGGCCTGAAGCGCGCGTATGAGATCCTGCAGTTGGGTACGACAGGCGACTCTCAGTCCATCGACCCTTCAGAGGTCAATGTCAACGCACACTTCTCCGTGGTGGACAGCTTCGACATGCCTGCCGTTCACTTTGACGCTGTTCGCGGAGGCTTCATCGT GGCCAAGACAAAACCTGACATTGCGGGTACGGCGGCTAGCCGGTCCTCGTATCTCCGCGAGCGATGGGGTATCATCAAGGAG GTCGTTCAGCGAAACGAGAACTTTACTCCCCCGGCCGTTGGTGGCCACGACCGTGCAAATTACTTGAAG TTGACGTCGACTTGCAACTTGCTCGGACGAGCGGGACAACTCTTCTTGCTGTTTGGCATGCTCTCGCGGGATCCTGAGGGACGTCTGACtctcgaggacggcgacgggagAGTAGTGCTGGACATGAAAGATGCG GTCCCGGGTGAAGGCTTGTTCACCGAAGGCTGCATGGTGCTCATCGAGGGCGAGTACACCATCGAGGACAATGTTCGCGTGCTGGCTATGGGCCACCCGCCAAGTGAGAAGAGAGATGTTGCCAG GGGGCTGTACGGCCATGTCGACTTCCTTGGCGGTGGTGCCATCTccctcaaggacgaggaaAAGTTCCTTCCAACAGTCCTCGCCAATACCCAGGTGTCGTTCGTCGTGTTCTCGGACGTCTGGCTCGACCACCCGCGAACACTGGTTGCTCTTCGTCGCGTACTCGAAGGCTACGCGGATGCAGCCGAGTACCGCCCCATGGTGTTTGTGTTTTGTGGAGACTTCTGTCAGCGTGGctgggagggcgagggtggacTGAAAGCGTACACGA ACGGTTTCAACGCCCTGACAGACTTGCTCCTGTCCTTACCCCTGCTGCACCAGTCGCACTTTGTCTTCGTCCCCGGACCCTTGGACCCATGGTCGTCCTCAACGCTTCCCCGCCCTGCGCTCCCTCCGGTGTTCTCCAAGCGTCTCCTGTCCCGCATCCCCAACGCCCGATTCGTCTCAAATCCCTGCCGCCTGCGCTACTTTGGCCAAGAGATTGTCATCTGCCGCGAAGATCTCATGGGTCGCATTCTGCGAAACCTGGTTGGAGTCaagagcggcgaggaggtggccgACATGAAGCGATAC CTCGTGCAGACAGTTTTGGACCAGGCCCATCTCTCTCCCCTTCCTCAGTCTGTGAGGCCGACACTATGGGAGTTTGACCACGCACTGAGGCTATACCCGATGCCTACGGCTCTAGTCCTCGCGGACAAGTATGAGCGCTACGAGTTGACATATGAGGGCTGCCACGTCTTCAATCCTGGACGATTTATCAGCGCTGGTACTGGTGGAGAGTTTGAGTGGTCCATGTACTACCCGGCCACTGGTCGGAGCGAGAGGAGTGCGTTGAGTCTGGACGATTAG
- the DPB2_1 gene encoding DNA polymerase epsilon subunit B, whose product MVRSMRAAIVKVFSTKYSLTLSAPALDYIEHVLRENEIAQDGWIDALEFWAREYLKGEDTTSIVSLPGLKRAYEILQLGTTGDSQSIDPSEVNVNAHFSVVDSFDMPAVHFDAVRGGFIVAKTKPDIAGTAASRSSYLRERWGIIKEVVQRNENFTPPAVGGHDRANYLKLTSTCNLLGRAGQLFLLFGMLSRDPEGRLTLEDGDGRVVLDMKDAVPGEGLFTEGCMVLIEGEYTIEDNVRVLAMGHPPSEKRDVARGLYGHVDFLGGGAISLKDEEKFLPTVLANTQVSFVVFSDVWLDHPRTLVALRRVLEGYADAAEYRPMVFVFCGDFCQRGWEGEGGLKAYTNGFNALTDLLLSLPLLHQSHFVFVPGPLDPWSSSTLPRPALPPVFSKRLLSRIPNARFVSNPCRLRYFGQEIVICREDLMGRILRNLVGVKSGEEVADMKRYLVQTVLDQAHLSPLPQSVRPTLWEFDHALRLYPMPTALVLADKYERYELTYEGCHVFNPGRFISAGTGGEFEWSMYYPATGRSERSALSLDD is encoded by the exons ATGGTCCGGTCCATGAGAGCGGCCATTGTCAAG GTCTTCTCTACCAAATACTCCCTAACACTATCGGCCCCGGCCCTCGACTACATCGAGCACGTCTTGCGCGAG AATGAAATCGCTCAAGATGGGTGGATAGACGCGCTCGAGTTCTGGGCTCGCGAGTATCTGAAGGGAGAAG ACACCACCTCTATTGTCTCTTTGCCTGGCCTGAAGCGCGCGTATGAGATCCTGCAGTTGGGTACGACAGGCGACTCTCAGTCCATCGACCCTTCAGAGGTCAATGTCAACGCACACTTCTCCGTGGTGGACAGCTTCGACATGCCTGCCGTTCACTTTGACGCTGTTCGCGGAGGCTTCATCGT GGCCAAGACAAAACCTGACATTGCGGGTACGGCGGCTAGCCGGTCCTCGTATCTCCGCGAGCGATGGGGTATCATCAAGGAG GTCGTTCAGCGAAACGAGAACTTTACTCCCCCGGCCGTTGGTGGCCACGACCGTGCAAATTACTTGAAG TTGACGTCGACTTGCAACTTGCTCGGACGAGCGGGACAACTCTTCTTGCTGTTTGGCATGCTCTCGCGGGATCCTGAGGGACGTCTGACtctcgaggacggcgacgggagAGTAGTGCTGGACATGAAAGATGCG GTCCCGGGTGAAGGCTTGTTCACCGAAGGCTGCATGGTGCTCATCGAGGGCGAGTACACCATCGAGGACAATGTTCGCGTGCTGGCTATGGGCCACCCGCCAAGTGAGAAGAGAGATGTTGCCAG GGGGCTGTACGGCCATGTCGACTTCCTTGGCGGTGGTGCCATCTccctcaaggacgaggaaAAGTTCCTTCCAACAGTCCTCGCCAATACCCAGGTGTCGTTCGTCGTGTTCTCGGACGTCTGGCTCGACCACCCGCGAACACTGGTTGCTCTTCGTCGCGTACTCGAAGGCTACGCGGATGCAGCCGAGTACCGCCCCATGGTGTTTGTGTTTTGTGGAGACTTCTGTCAGCGTGGctgggagggcgagggtggacTGAAAGCGTACACGA ACGGTTTCAACGCCCTGACAGACTTGCTCCTGTCCTTACCCCTGCTGCACCAGTCGCACTTTGTCTTCGTCCCCGGACCCTTGGACCCATGGTCGTCCTCAACGCTTCCCCGCCCTGCGCTCCCTCCGGTGTTCTCCAAGCGTCTCCTGTCCCGCATCCCCAACGCCCGATTCGTCTCAAATCCCTGCCGCCTGCGCTACTTTGGCCAAGAGATTGTCATCTGCCGCGAAGATCTCATGGGTCGCATTCTGCGAAACCTGGTTGGAGTCaagagcggcgaggaggtggccgACATGAAGCGATAC CTCGTGCAGACAGTTTTGGACCAGGCCCATCTCTCTCCCCTTCCTCAGTCTGTGAGGCCGACACTATGGGAGTTTGACCACGCACTGAGGCTATACCCGATGCCTACGGCTCTAGTCCTCGCGGACAAGTATGAGCGCTACGAGTTGACATATGAGGGCTGCCACGTCTTCAATCCTGGACGATTTATCAGCGCTGGTACTGGTGGAGAGTTTGAGTGGTCCATGTACTACCCGGCCACTGGTCGGAGCGAGAGGAGTGCGTTGAGTCTGGACGATTAG